One Streptomyces sp. NBC_01314 genomic region harbors:
- a CDS encoding DUF5753 domain-containing protein translates to MHESDELIRSLRAPDQRSCGRAAGGMGAAATDRLAMLDAASESIRLWSPLLIPGLLQTTLYSLAAIRSRTPSLPDEEAGRRMQHRLRRSESFLANFGAAGPSDAHAWFIMGEAALTQSVTNADFHAHQLGHLLSIIDTYPRIRVRVLPDDASNAGTMEPFSIHALADGPRVGHLESIVGGWYTTRAEDVTRLYSAFSVLGKSALEPNETRRVIEACLNECRARSGTERSSSSRVTATPTIACSSPAPRELPPSP, encoded by the coding sequence ATGCACGAGTCAGACGAACTGATCAGGTCCCTGCGGGCACCCGATCAAAGAAGCTGCGGACGGGCCGCAGGCGGCATGGGAGCCGCCGCTACGGACCGCCTCGCCATGCTGGACGCCGCGTCAGAGTCCATCCGTCTGTGGTCCCCGCTGCTCATCCCCGGGCTACTCCAGACGACGCTGTACTCCCTCGCCGCGATCCGGTCCCGTACGCCCTCCCTGCCCGACGAAGAGGCGGGCCGCCGGATGCAGCACCGGCTACGGCGCTCGGAATCCTTCCTGGCCAACTTCGGGGCCGCCGGGCCGAGCGACGCCCACGCCTGGTTCATCATGGGCGAGGCCGCGCTCACGCAGTCCGTGACGAACGCGGACTTCCACGCCCACCAGCTCGGGCATCTGCTGTCCATCATCGACACCTACCCGCGCATCCGGGTGCGGGTTCTTCCCGACGACGCCAGCAACGCCGGGACGATGGAGCCGTTCAGCATCCATGCCCTCGCGGACGGCCCCCGGGTGGGACACCTGGAATCGATCGTGGGTGGTTGGTACACCACCAGGGCGGAGGACGTCACCCGTCTGTACTCTGCGTTCTCGGTGCTGGGTAAGTCGGCACTGGAACCGAACGAGACCCGGAGAGTGATCGAAGCGTGTCTGAACGAATGCAGGGCCAGAAGTGGCACGGAGCGCAGTTCGTCAAGTCGAGTCACAGCGACCCCGACAATTGCGTGTTCGTCGCCCGCCCCACGGGAGTTGCCCCCGTCGCCGTGA
- a CDS encoding DUF397 domain-containing protein yields the protein MFVARPTGVAPVAVKDGKTPDGPALVIPRGTWSSFVQWAGQ from the coding sequence GTGTTCGTCGCCCGCCCCACGGGAGTTGCCCCCGTCGCCGTGAAGGACGGGAAGACCCCCGACGGCCCCGCCCTGGTCATCCCGCGCGGCACCTGGTCCTCGTTCGTCCAGTGGGCCGGGCAGTAG